From one Agrobacterium fabrum str. C58 genomic stretch:
- a CDS encoding TRAP transporter large permease yields MFEYGILPPLMFLGMIIFMLYGFPVAFSLATVGLVFGVIGIFTEHFSPAFLQALPLRIFGIISNDLLLAIPFFTFMGAILERCGLAEDLLEGTGKLFGAIPGGLAYAVIIVGAILGAITGTVAASVITMGVISLPIMLKYGYNPRLATGVIAASGTITQVIPPSLVLIVLADQLGKSVGDMYLGAIGPSILQVTIFMLFILLMSIVRPKDLPALPPEARGELNRALVFRVLAGMIPSIVLIFLVLGTIFLGLATPTEAGALGVVGAMVLAAAHRRLSWDLVKQGMHSTMHITSMVVFILVGATCFSLVFQGMDGSLWIEHMLSGIPGGPIGFLIFVNIFIFFLAFFLDFFEIAFIVIPMLAPIAQSLGIDLIWFGVLICINMQTSFMHPPFGFALFYLRSIAPRSVKTSDIYMGAIPWLGMQLILVAIVIFWPESVTYWLDKAPDVDLNSIKIEIPAFGNQGGNTMPNFGQPGGLPGMPNLGEPPKVGP; encoded by the coding sequence GCCTCGTTTTCGGCGTCATCGGCATTTTCACCGAGCATTTTTCGCCGGCCTTTCTTCAGGCCCTGCCGCTGCGCATCTTCGGCATCATCTCGAATGACCTGCTGCTCGCCATTCCCTTCTTCACCTTCATGGGCGCGATCCTGGAGCGATGTGGCCTTGCGGAGGACCTGCTTGAGGGAACCGGCAAGCTGTTCGGCGCTATTCCCGGCGGCCTCGCCTATGCCGTCATCATCGTCGGCGCGATCCTTGGCGCCATCACCGGCACGGTTGCGGCTTCCGTCATCACCATGGGCGTCATCTCGCTGCCGATCATGCTGAAATACGGTTATAATCCGCGGCTTGCCACCGGCGTCATCGCCGCATCGGGAACGATCACCCAGGTCATTCCACCCTCCCTCGTCCTCATCGTTCTCGCCGACCAGCTCGGCAAATCCGTGGGCGACATGTATCTCGGCGCGATCGGCCCCTCGATCCTGCAGGTGACGATCTTCATGCTGTTCATCCTGCTGATGTCGATCGTGCGGCCGAAGGACCTGCCGGCGCTGCCGCCGGAAGCGCGCGGCGAGCTCAACCGGGCGCTGGTATTCCGCGTGCTGGCGGGCATGATCCCCTCCATCGTGCTGATCTTCCTGGTGCTCGGCACCATCTTCCTCGGGCTGGCAACACCCACCGAAGCGGGTGCGCTCGGTGTCGTCGGCGCCATGGTGTTGGCCGCGGCACACCGTCGTCTCAGCTGGGACCTTGTCAAGCAGGGCATGCATTCCACCATGCACATCACATCGATGGTGGTGTTCATTCTGGTCGGCGCCACCTGCTTCTCCCTTGTCTTCCAGGGCATGGATGGTTCACTGTGGATCGAACACATGTTGTCGGGCATTCCGGGCGGCCCGATCGGCTTCCTGATCTTCGTCAACATCTTCATCTTCTTCCTCGCCTTCTTCCTCGATTTCTTCGAGATCGCCTTCATCGTCATTCCGATGCTGGCGCCGATCGCCCAGTCGCTCGGCATCGATCTGATCTGGTTCGGCGTGCTGATCTGCATCAACATGCAGACGAGCTTCATGCATCCTCCTTTCGGATTTGCGCTGTTCTACCTGCGCTCCATCGCACCGCGCTCGGTCAAGACATCGGATATCTACATGGGCGCCATCCCATGGCTAGGCATGCAGCTCATCCTCGTCGCCATCGTGATCTTCTGGCCGGAATCCGTCACCTATTGGCTCGACAAGGCACCCGACGTCGATCTGAACTCCATCAAGATCGAGATTCCCGCCTTCGGCAATCAGGGCGGCAACACCATGCCCAATTTCGGCCAGCCGGGCGGGTTGCCGGGCATGCCTAATCTCGGCGAACCGCCGAAGGTCGGGCCGTAA